The genomic window CTCGGGCCCCTGGGGTCCGAGCCAGCGCAGGCGACCGCTTCGCACGAGCGCATCCATCGATGGGTCTCGCTGCAGGTGCGAGGCCTGCCAGGGGTGGCAGGGCAGCGGCGCGCCATCAAGCGAGAGGGCGTGGAGCGTGAATGCGGCGCCCATCTCGGGCGCGTAGCGCGCGAGATCGTCGTCGGTGAAGCCCTCGGACGCCTTCGGCGTGGGATGCATGGCGTGCCCGAACACGAGTGCCTGCTCGCACTCTCGCAGGAGGTCGTTCGCATCGGTGCTTCGGGGCAGTGTCGATCCGGGTGCCGGGGCGTCTGCCGCGGCGCGTTGGCGGGCGTGACGGAGGAACTGCGCGGTCTTGCGAACGCTGTTCTCGATCTCGCCCATGAGGGCATCGGTCAGCGGGTCGACGGCGGTTTTCGTCTGGCGCAGCGCCACGTCGCGTGTGAGGCATCGGCAGAGGTCTTGCGGCGTGATGGGACGGTGGCGACCTTGCGACGTGCGCTCGGTGATCTCACCAAATCGATGATGCCCGATGGCGGATCGATGGACCACTGCGACGCTGATGGAACGGCCATCGACGAGGTTGATCGATTCGCCGGCCACGTTGTGGCCGGTCTCCCGGAGCCAGCAGTTGAGCACGCGTTCGGCGGCGGCCTGCCACGCGACGTCGCGTTCGGGGGCCTGCGGGGGAGGCACGAGGGGAGCGGACAAGGTCAGCATGCGACTTCCTCTTTGACCGTGATGGGGGGCTGAACGGAGTGTTCCGGAGCGGAGGTTGAAACGGTTGTGGGCGCGACTCGGGGCGCAAGCATGGCCGTCGCCCCTCCCAGCGCGAAGCAGCCGGCCATGCACGCGAAGACGCCGGTCGTCGGCAGCGCTGCGGCCAAGGCCGACCCCAGCAGTGCCCCGATGATCTGCCCCATGGTGAGGGCGCTGTTGGCGACCCCGATGCAGATCCCTTGCATACCCTCACGGGCCTGGCCGCTCACCTGCAGGTAGACCGATTGCCCGATGGCGCTCACGCAGAAGCCCTGCACGACGCGAAGGGCCACCAGGGCCTCTGCGTTGGGCGCCACCGGCTGAAGCGCCACCGCCACGGCGCACCCCAGGGCGGCGGTGCAGAACGTGACGCGGGTCGGCCATCGGTCGTTGCGAGCGCCCCACCATGCCGCCCCGATCATCGAGGCCATCCACGTCGCTGCGTGCAGCGACCCCACCACCCCTCCCGCATGCTTCGGGTACAGGGTGCTCACATGGGTGGCGAAGATGGCGATGATGCCGTAGGTGCCGGTCTGCACGAGCATGCCGCCCACCACGTAGGGACAGGTCTCGCGACGTGTGATAACGCCCAGGGCAGATCGCAGGGCACCCTGCTGGCGCGCGCTTGCGGCGGGTGTCTGTGTCTCGGTGAGCAGTGCGGCCGCGCACAGGCTGCTGGCTGCAATGAGCAGCCCGGCCAGGGCGGTGAGCGGGCTGAAGCCCACCCGGTCGCTGGCAAAGCCGCCTACGATCGGCCCTACCAGCGCTCCAGCCGCGGTGGCGGTCTGCAGCGCGCCGAGGGCCTTTCCTCGGT from Pseudomonadota bacterium includes these protein-coding regions:
- a CDS encoding MFS transporter, with product MSGWPRNLRILWIGQFLVTAGLTVLVPLMPICIARLGVSDAAENRLWSGLCIAAPAFTLMLAAPVWGRLGDLLGRKAMVVRALVGIATSVGLMSMARTPQQLFLARLLQGAFGGVDDAAAAFLTTQTPRDHRGKALGALQTATAAGALVGPIVGGFASDRVGFSPLTALAGLLIAASSLCAAALLTETQTPAASARQQGALRSALGVITRRETCPYVVGGMLVQTGTYGIIAIFATHVSTLYPKHAGGVVGSLHAATWMASMIGAAWWGARNDRWPTRVTFCTAALGCAVAVALQPVAPNAEALVALRVVQGFCVSAIGQSVYLQVSGQAREGMQGICIGVANSALTMGQIIGALLGSALAAALPTTGVFACMAGCFALGGATAMLAPRVAPTTVSTSAPEHSVQPPITVKEEVAC